In one window of Prevotella sp. E13-17 DNA:
- a CDS encoding DUF5112 domain-containing protein — translation MWQKLALNLVATILLLSACSPSNRQAVDKLNSLSYAYHYRDLDTVVHYANIAFNLSDNYPDGQAEALNNLAFVYIIRMQYDKADSLLRYIPQLTDNHIELLVAYVQQMRLCQRRSHNREFYDYRMKASQSLARIEEDTNILNEHETHRLNYAKSEMSLVTSTYYYYVGLERQSIQAMDEISIDLESDTAQYLNYLYNIGAGGVINQGTQNEINEKEIVYLTRCYELAREGQYTFFMANSLEGLAEHHLDEYYAPALADSALNLFCKYGDVYQIAGAYRTLASCYWAQQNYEQALTSLEKALSDTIINQAPDLVASICEQLSVVYAAINNKENSDLNRNRYLDLQEQTRQDRYLEARAGQLEYQLSQLNNLLIVISVLIAIVVIFIVIQYYRRLLRQRRREFVEEDEIINEEEDIHEQINIAKLRCENEQRVLLEHRAKISLVNSITPLIDRILHSIRLSKDNIDKDTITYINELTQQIEKDNDVLTNWIKLRQGELILHIESFPLQEIFNIVAKSEMGFKMKHVHLNIVSTDAIVKADKILTVFMLNTLADNARKFTRGGDTVTIYSETNDDYVEISIKDTGIGMDDSTASHIFEHKIEGGHGYGLVNCKGIIEKYRKTSKIFNVCTINCESTKGEGSRFFFRLPKGIMKMAGRGFSLLLFGVAFLMSQQISAMNPIEQASIYADSVYFCNINGEYEKALDFAELGRQKINEYYLSIIKQGKDTLMGYSDNAVIPEIRWLHDSIDVNYNVILDIRNESAVAALALHDWKLYYYNNRIYTLLFKELSADATLDDYCKKMQQSQSNKQIAILLLVILLFAILIAIVWHIIVKLNNSAQRQNDIQEKKKIKEDELSRLRYEDSKLYVTNAVLDNCLSSLKHETMYYPGRIRQLLNDGDYKALNDTVAYYREIYGILSEHANRQANEHSTRLTECEHEILANELQLKMLFDLLRRVFKSHFDAISYSPRDNRYIACQVCLKGVSLTDDELKTLFTPSIEHIPLLICKQILRDLGNITNLHGCGIWAERKENIVFINIIFPRVCKTSK, via the coding sequence ATGTGGCAAAAGCTCGCGCTTAATTTAGTTGCTACAATATTACTTCTTTCAGCTTGTTCACCGTCTAATAGACAAGCGGTGGACAAGCTGAATTCTCTTTCTTATGCCTATCATTATCGAGATTTAGACACTGTAGTGCATTATGCCAATATCGCATTTAATCTTTCAGATAATTACCCTGATGGGCAGGCAGAAGCACTTAATAATTTAGCATTCGTATATATTATTCGAATGCAGTATGATAAGGCCGACAGTTTGCTTCGGTACATTCCCCAATTAACGGATAATCATATTGAACTTCTTGTTGCCTATGTTCAACAGATGCGATTATGTCAACGTCGTTCGCATAATCGAGAATTTTATGATTATCGTATGAAGGCCTCACAGTCGTTGGCCAGAATCGAAGAAGACACCAATATACTCAACGAGCATGAGACACACCGTCTAAACTATGCTAAAAGTGAAATGTCTCTTGTCACCTCCACTTACTATTATTACGTGGGATTAGAACGACAGTCTATTCAAGCTATGGATGAAATATCTATAGATTTAGAAAGTGATACAGCACAATATTTAAACTATCTTTATAATATTGGTGCTGGTGGCGTTATTAATCAGGGAACTCAAAATGAAATCAATGAAAAAGAAATTGTATATTTAACAAGATGCTATGAATTAGCAAGGGAAGGACAATATACATTCTTTATGGCCAATTCCTTAGAGGGATTAGCCGAGCATCATCTTGATGAGTATTATGCGCCCGCTTTAGCTGATAGCGCACTAAACTTGTTTTGCAAATATGGAGATGTATATCAAATTGCTGGTGCATACAGAACTCTTGCATCATGTTATTGGGCACAGCAAAATTATGAACAGGCTCTTACGTCTTTAGAGAAGGCTCTTTCAGACACGATTATTAATCAAGCACCTGATTTGGTGGCAAGTATTTGCGAGCAATTGAGTGTAGTCTATGCCGCAATAAATAATAAGGAGAATAGTGATTTGAATAGGAATCGCTATCTAGACTTACAGGAGCAAACTCGACAAGATCGTTATCTTGAAGCAAGAGCTGGACAGTTAGAATATCAGCTATCACAATTAAATAATTTGTTAATTGTCATTAGTGTCTTAATTGCAATCGTTGTTATATTTATTGTTATTCAATACTATCGTCGGCTTTTACGACAGCGTAGGAGAGAATTTGTAGAAGAAGACGAAATTATCAACGAAGAAGAGGATATCCATGAACAAATTAATATAGCAAAGCTTCGTTGCGAGAATGAACAGCGAGTTCTTTTAGAACATCGAGCTAAAATTTCGCTTGTTAATAGTATCACTCCACTTATTGACAGAATACTTCACTCCATAAGATTAAGTAAGGATAATATAGACAAGGATACGATTACTTATATCAACGAATTGACACAACAAATAGAAAAAGATAATGATGTTTTGACCAATTGGATCAAACTTCGTCAAGGTGAACTTATTCTTCACATAGAATCTTTCCCCCTTCAGGAGATATTTAATATTGTTGCAAAGAGCGAAATGGGATTTAAGATGAAACATGTCCATTTGAATATTGTTTCTACAGATGCCATTGTTAAAGCCGATAAAATACTGACTGTTTTCATGTTGAATACATTGGCAGATAACGCTCGAAAATTTACAAGAGGAGGAGATACGGTTACTATCTATTCTGAGACCAATGACGATTATGTCGAAATTTCCATTAAAGATACCGGTATTGGGATGGATGATAGCACGGCAAGTCATATCTTTGAACATAAGATTGAGGGTGGACACGGATATGGACTTGTGAACTGCAAAGGAATTATAGAGAAATATCGTAAGACGAGTAAAATCTTTAATGTCTGTACGATTAATTGTGAAAGTACAAAAGGCGAGGGGAGTAGATTCTTTTTTAGGTTGCCAAAAGGTATTATGAAAATGGCAGGTAGGGGCTTTTCTCTCTTGCTCTTTGGTGTTGCATTTCTCATGTCTCAACAGATATCAGCAATGAATCCTATAGAGCAAGCGAGTATATATGCAGACTCTGTTTATTTCTGTAATATTAACGGAGAGTATGAGAAAGCCTTGGATTTTGCAGAGTTAGGAAGACAGAAAATAAATGAATACTATCTTAGTATTATAAAGCAAGGTAAAGATACTCTGATGGGGTATTCCGATAATGCGGTAATTCCAGAGATTCGATGGTTACATGATTCAATAGATGTCAATTACAATGTAATTCTAGATATACGAAACGAGAGCGCTGTGGCCGCACTGGCGCTTCACGACTGGAAATTATATTATTATAATAATAGGATTTACACGTTGTTATTTAAAGAACTGTCAGCAGATGCAACATTAGATGATTATTGTAAAAAGATGCAGCAATCGCAAAGCAATAAGCAAATAGCCATTTTATTATTGGTAATCTTGTTGTTTGCTATTCTTATAGCAATTGTTTGGCATATCATTGTTAAACTAAACAATTCGGCTCAACGTCAGAATGACATTCAAGAGAAGAAAAAAATAAAGGAAGACGAATTGAGTCGGTTACGTTATGAAGACAGCAAGCTATATGTTACCAATGCCGTACTTGATAATTGCCTTTCTTCGCTAAAACATGAGACAATGTATTATCCAGGGCGAATACGTCAACTTTTAAATGATGGAGATTATAAAGCTTTGAATGACACGGTGGCTTATTATCGCGAGATTTATGGAATTCTGAGTGAACATGCTAATAGACAGGCAAACGAACATTCGACCAGACTAACAGAGTGCGAGCACGAAATCTTAGCAAATGAACTACAACTTAAGATGCTTTTTGATTTGCTGCGAAGAGTGTTCAAAAGCCATTTTGACGCGATTTCTTATTCGCCGCGAGATAATAGATACATAGCTTGTCAAGTCTGTTTAAAGGGAGTTTCACTCACTGACGATGAACTTAAAACGCTTTTTACTCCCAGCATAGAACACATACCGTTATTAATATGCAAACAAATATTGAGAGATCTTGGTAACATTACAAATTTACACGGTTGTGGCATTTGGGCAGAAAGAAAAGAAAACATTGTTTTCATCAATATAATATTTCCACGAGTATGCAAAACTTCAAAGTAA
- a CDS encoding bifunctional 4-hydroxy-2-oxoglutarate aldolase/2-dehydro-3-deoxy-phosphogluconate aldolase: MAKFDKLTVLKKIGDTGMVPVFYNKDLDTCKKVVKACYDGGVRAFEFTNRGDFAHEIFGELVKWADIECPELALGIGSVVDAPTAALYLQLGANFVVGPLFNPEIAPVCNRRLVPYCPGCMTVSEIGKAQELGCDLTKVFPGDVVGPNMIKGLKAPMPWSKIMVTGGVAPEEDNLSKWFKAGVFCVGMGSKLFPSDKIKAGDWQYVTDKCKEALGYVAKARA; this comes from the coding sequence ATGGCAAAATTTGATAAGTTAACTGTTCTAAAGAAAATTGGTGATACGGGTATGGTTCCCGTTTTCTATAACAAAGATTTAGACACTTGTAAAAAAGTAGTAAAGGCTTGCTATGATGGAGGCGTTCGTGCATTCGAATTTACAAATCGTGGAGATTTCGCACATGAGATTTTCGGTGAGTTGGTAAAGTGGGCAGACATCGAGTGTCCAGAGCTTGCACTGGGAATTGGTTCTGTCGTTGATGCTCCAACGGCAGCACTATATTTACAGTTGGGTGCAAACTTTGTTGTGGGTCCATTGTTTAACCCCGAGATTGCACCAGTATGTAATCGTCGATTGGTTCCGTACTGTCCAGGATGTATGACTGTATCAGAAATAGGAAAAGCGCAGGAACTTGGCTGTGATCTCACAAAAGTCTTCCCTGGTGACGTGGTTGGACCAAATATGATTAAGGGTTTGAAAGCCCCAATGCCATGGTCCAAAATCATGGTTACTGGAGGTGTCGCTCCTGAAGAAGATAACCTTTCAAAGTGGTTCAAGGCTGGTGTTTTCTGTGTTGGTATGGGATCAAAGTTGTTCCCTAGTGACAAAATTAAGGCTGGCGATTGGCAGTACGTGACCGACAAGTGCAAGGAGGCATTGGGTTATGTGGCAAAAGCTCGCGCTTAA
- a CDS encoding sugar kinase has product MAKIVTLGEIMLRLSPQGNDRFIQSESFRIIPGGGEANVAISLANYGHEAFFVSKLPKHEIGQIAVNALRRYGVDTRFIARGGNRVGLYYAETGASMRPSKVIYDRAHSSIAEADPTDFNFDEVMEGAQWFHWSGITPAISDKAAELTRLACEAAKRHGVTVSVDLNFRKKLWTSEKAISVMRPLMKYVDVCIGNEEDAELCLGFKPDADVEGGQTDAAGYEGIFKQMMKEFGFKYVVSTLRESYSATFNGWKALIYNGTEFYQSKRYEINPIIDRVGGGDSFSGGLIHGLLTKKTQGEALEFAVAASALKHTINGDFNLVSAEEVEALAGGNANGRVQR; this is encoded by the coding sequence ATGGCAAAAATTGTAACACTTGGCGAAATTATGCTTCGTCTCTCCCCGCAGGGAAATGATCGCTTTATTCAGAGTGAATCTTTTCGCATAATACCAGGCGGTGGCGAAGCTAACGTCGCTATTAGCTTGGCTAACTATGGTCATGAGGCATTTTTTGTATCGAAACTTCCTAAACATGAAATTGGTCAAATTGCAGTAAATGCATTGCGACGTTATGGAGTAGATACTCGTTTCATTGCTCGTGGCGGTAATCGTGTTGGATTGTATTATGCTGAAACAGGAGCTTCTATGCGTCCCTCAAAAGTAATTTACGATCGTGCCCATTCATCTATCGCCGAAGCTGATCCAACGGATTTTAACTTTGATGAAGTAATGGAAGGTGCTCAGTGGTTCCATTGGAGTGGTATTACTCCAGCAATCAGTGATAAGGCTGCTGAGTTGACTCGTTTAGCATGTGAAGCAGCAAAACGTCATGGAGTTACAGTCTCTGTTGACCTAAATTTCCGCAAAAAACTATGGACAAGTGAAAAGGCTATCTCTGTGATGCGTCCTTTGATGAAGTATGTTGACGTTTGTATTGGTAACGAAGAGGATGCTGAACTTTGCCTTGGATTCAAACCTGATGCTGATGTTGAGGGAGGTCAGACAGATGCTGCTGGATATGAAGGAATCTTCAAACAGATGATGAAAGAGTTTGGATTCAAATATGTTGTATCAACTCTGCGAGAGTCATACTCTGCAACATTTAATGGATGGAAAGCATTGATTTACAATGGCACGGAATTCTATCAGTCAAAACGTTATGAAATCAACCCTATAATCGACCGTGTTGGTGGTGGAGATTCATTCTCAGGAGGTTTGATTCATGGTCTGCTAACTAAGAAAACACAAGGAGAGGCTCTTGAGTTTGCTGTTGCAGCTAGTGCGTTGAAACATACGATTAATGGTGATTTCAATTTGGTTTCTGCTGAGGAAGTAGAAGCCTTAGCTGGTGGCAATGCCAACGGACGTGTGCAACGATAA
- the rho gene encoding transcription termination factor Rho — translation MYTKEELQKMDIPQLMEIANSLGVKVAQDDSLEKVIYDILDKAAIDSANNTTGEPKKKRTRIAKKDTDKVYAVKGKEGENFDLKNSKSMDIEAPSLFADEQIVEEEKQSEEKPAPKKRGRKPKIAKEETHDNSEEISHVEELPVEAVVAEEPVVEIPEEIQTELDSSEILDEGMISQLQEKMSHHNLLEDYDIDDDDVWPGDPGDGTDFITVVDIPIEDQAAIPTLDMFDRPMVQQPDSVFSSSATIASQIEKYDFDDIIKGNGVLEILQDGYGFLRSSDYNYLSSPDDIYVSPQQIKRFGLKTGDVVECTVRPPQDNEKYFAMSNVDMINGRNPSEVRDRVSFEHLTPLFPEEKFNLCGEKTTTNPSTRIVDLFSPIGKGQRALIVAQPKTGKTILMKDIANAIAANHPEAYIMMLLIDERPEEVTDMSRTVNAEVIASTFDEPADRHVKIAGIVLEKAKRMVECGHDVVIFLDSITRLARAYNTVSPASGKVLTGGVDANALQKPKRFFGAARNIENGGSLTIIATALVDTGSKMDEVIFEEFKGTGNSEIQLDRMLSNKRIFPAVNLVQSSTRRDDLLQDTTTLNRMWIIRKFISEMNPIEAMNTVRDRLVQSRNNDEFLMSMNG, via the coding sequence ATGTATACAAAAGAAGAACTCCAAAAAATGGATATACCACAGTTGATGGAAATTGCCAACAGCCTTGGTGTAAAAGTTGCTCAGGATGATAGTTTGGAAAAAGTTATCTATGATATTTTAGATAAAGCTGCTATTGATAGCGCTAATAATACTACTGGGGAACCAAAGAAAAAGCGTACTCGTATTGCCAAGAAAGATACTGACAAAGTATATGCGGTAAAAGGGAAAGAAGGGGAAAATTTCGATTTGAAAAATAGTAAAAGTATGGATATAGAAGCGCCCTCTCTCTTTGCAGACGAACAAATTGTCGAAGAAGAAAAGCAGAGTGAGGAGAAACCGGCTCCTAAAAAACGTGGTAGGAAACCAAAGATTGCCAAGGAAGAAACACATGATAATTCAGAAGAAATCTCACATGTTGAGGAATTACCTGTTGAAGCCGTAGTTGCTGAAGAACCAGTTGTTGAGATACCTGAAGAAATACAAACAGAATTAGATTCTTCGGAAATTTTGGATGAAGGAATGATAAGTCAACTTCAAGAAAAGATGTCTCATCATAATTTATTAGAAGATTATGATATTGATGATGATGATGTGTGGCCTGGAGATCCTGGAGATGGTACAGACTTTATTACAGTGGTTGATATTCCTATTGAAGATCAAGCCGCCATACCAACATTGGACATGTTTGACCGTCCGATGGTCCAACAGCCAGATTCGGTTTTTTCTTCGTCAGCAACCATTGCTTCCCAAATTGAAAAATACGACTTTGATGATATTATAAAAGGTAATGGCGTGTTGGAAATATTGCAGGATGGCTATGGATTCCTTCGGTCTAGCGACTATAATTACCTATCATCACCGGATGATATCTATGTGTCTCCACAACAAATCAAGCGTTTTGGACTGAAAACTGGTGATGTGGTCGAATGCACTGTTCGTCCACCGCAAGATAATGAGAAATATTTTGCGATGTCAAATGTTGACATGATTAATGGGCGTAACCCGTCAGAAGTCCGTGACCGCGTAAGTTTTGAACACTTAACGCCTCTTTTCCCTGAGGAAAAATTTAACTTGTGTGGCGAAAAGACTACGACGAATCCTTCAACACGTATTGTTGACTTATTCTCTCCAATTGGTAAAGGACAACGAGCACTAATAGTGGCGCAGCCAAAAACGGGTAAAACAATTTTGATGAAAGATATAGCTAATGCGATTGCTGCTAATCATCCCGAAGCCTATATTATGATGTTGCTTATTGACGAACGTCCAGAGGAGGTTACGGACATGAGCCGTACTGTAAATGCTGAAGTTATTGCATCTACATTTGATGAACCTGCTGACCGGCATGTTAAGATTGCAGGAATTGTTTTGGAAAAAGCAAAACGTATGGTAGAATGTGGTCACGACGTTGTAATCTTTCTCGATTCTATTACACGTTTAGCACGTGCGTATAATACTGTGTCTCCCGCAAGTGGTAAGGTGCTTACAGGTGGTGTGGATGCAAATGCCCTTCAGAAACCCAAGAGATTCTTTGGCGCAGCACGAAACATTGAAAATGGTGGTTCTCTGACCATCATAGCTACAGCTTTGGTGGATACTGGTTCAAAGATGGATGAAGTGATCTTTGAGGAATTCAAAGGCACAGGTAACTCGGAAATCCAGTTGGATCGCATGCTCTCTAATAAACGTATATTCCCTGCTGTCAATCTAGTTCAGTCATCAACACGACGTGATGACCTGCTTCAGGATACGACAACACTTAACCGCATGTGGATTATACGTAAGTTTATAAGTGAGATGAATCCTATTGAGGCAATGAACACGGTGCGAGACAGACTTGTTCAAAGTAGGAATAATGATGAATTCCTAATGTCAATGAACGGATAA
- a CDS encoding hybrid sensor histidine kinase/response regulator, with protein MDQEGKFESQINRSDYKILIVDDVVSNVLLLKILLSNEKFQVCTANCGNMAVEQAKAEKPDLILLDVMMPDISGFDAAIILRKDPETKDIPIIFLTALNNPSDLVKGFQVGANDFLTKPFNKDELLVRVMHQIALVAAKRIIQKQNSDLQATIKNRDKMYSVIAHDLRSPMASIRMVLNLVMSAVTPEVIGPELFDLLDKANKESEDCHDLLDNLLKWTKSQTGRLNVVLQELDLNDIIPGVVEIYNMIASTKRIKLSYTGSKTPVVVLADNDMLKTIVRNFISNAIKFSPDESTIEITMKPDGEFAKISIKDHGVGISPDRLETLFHKGETTYGTDGEEGSGLGLQLCKDFATKIGGDVMVESVLGEGSTFSVFVPLKK; from the coding sequence ATGGATCAGGAAGGAAAATTTGAGTCACAAATTAATAGAAGTGATTATAAAATCTTAATTGTTGACGATGTCGTTAGCAATGTTCTTCTTTTGAAGATTTTGCTGTCTAATGAGAAATTTCAGGTATGCACTGCAAACTGTGGTAATATGGCTGTAGAACAAGCAAAAGCAGAAAAACCGGATTTGATTTTGCTTGATGTCATGATGCCCGATATCAGTGGATTCGATGCTGCTATTATTTTGCGTAAAGATCCTGAAACTAAAGATATCCCTATCATTTTCCTTACTGCACTTAATAATCCAAGTGACCTAGTTAAAGGTTTTCAAGTTGGAGCTAATGATTTTTTGACAAAGCCTTTTAATAAAGATGAGCTTTTGGTTCGTGTGATGCACCAAATTGCATTGGTTGCTGCAAAGCGCATTATTCAAAAGCAAAATAGCGATCTGCAGGCTACTATTAAAAACCGTGATAAGATGTATTCGGTTATTGCCCATGACTTGCGTTCACCGATGGCCTCTATTCGTATGGTTCTTAATCTTGTTATGTCAGCCGTAACTCCTGAAGTAATAGGACCGGAGTTGTTTGACCTGTTGGATAAGGCGAATAAAGAATCAGAGGATTGTCATGACTTGCTTGATAATCTGTTAAAATGGACTAAGAGTCAGACTGGACGTTTAAATGTTGTACTACAGGAATTGGATCTAAATGATATTATTCCTGGTGTAGTTGAAATATACAACATGATCGCTTCGACAAAGAGGATTAAACTGAGCTATACGGGCAGTAAAACTCCTGTGGTTGTATTGGCGGATAATGATATGCTAAAGACGATTGTTAGAAATTTCATATCTAATGCAATTAAATTTAGTCCAGACGAGAGTACCATTGAAATTACAATGAAACCTGATGGTGAATTTGCAAAAATTAGTATAAAGGATCATGGCGTTGGTATCAGTCCAGATCGATTAGAAACCCTTTTTCATAAAGGTGAGACAACTTATGGCACTGATGGAGAAGAAGGTAGCGGTTTAGGACTGCAGCTATGTAAGGATTTTGCAACGAAGATTGGCGGAGATGTGATGGTCGAATCAGTCTTGGGTGAGGGTTCAACGTTTAGCGTTTTTGTTCCGTTAAAAAAATAA
- the ruvC gene encoding crossover junction endodeoxyribonuclease RuvC: MEKIILGIDPGTNIMGYGLLKVTDGKAQMITMGIIDLRKFNDAYLKLGHIFERVTGIIDAYLPDELAIEAPFFGKNVQSMLKLGRAQGVAIAAAIKHGVPIHEYAPMKIKMALTGNGNASKEQVADMLKRLLHIQKEDMSTFMDATDALAAAYCHYLQARSPISNAPHYKGWKDFVNKNQEKVWKQAKL; this comes from the coding sequence ATGGAAAAGATTATACTTGGAATCGACCCTGGAACAAACATTATGGGATATGGATTACTTAAGGTAACTGATGGTAAAGCTCAAATGATTACAATGGGAATCATTGATTTACGTAAGTTTAACGATGCCTATCTTAAGTTAGGTCATATTTTTGAAAGAGTTACAGGGATTATTGATGCATATCTTCCAGACGAGCTAGCAATTGAAGCTCCTTTTTTTGGAAAGAACGTTCAGTCAATGTTAAAACTTGGCCGAGCGCAAGGAGTAGCAATTGCCGCAGCCATCAAACATGGGGTACCGATTCATGAATATGCACCGATGAAAATCAAGATGGCCCTCACCGGTAATGGAAACGCTTCAAAAGAGCAAGTTGCAGACATGCTTAAACGGTTGCTTCACATTCAAAAAGAAGACATGAGTACTTTTATGGACGCAACCGACGCATTGGCTGCTGCATATTGTCACTATCTTCAAGCACGCTCGCCCATTTCAAATGCACCGCATTACAAAGGTTGGAAAGATTTCGTGAACAAGAATCAAGAGAAAGTATGGAAGCAGGCAAAACTATAG